A region of the Penicillium psychrofluorescens genome assembly, chromosome: 6 genome:
TGATCATGTCCGAGTCACGGAAGACCACCATGTACTCGCCCTCCCGATGCTCGATATTCGCATCGATCGGACGCTTCTTCTGTAGATACGTCGACGCCAACTCGATGTGGTGTTTGTTGTGTCCGACGCTAAAGGCCCCGTCAAACAACGGGTCCGCGCCATCCCTTCGCACCGTGATCCTGGCCCATCCCACGGGATTCCACCTCCCCTTGCCCGACCCTTCCAGCGCGCGGCCCATAAACACCTTGAATTCATGGCGCTGCAGCGGCTCCCCATAATCTATCGTACCATCGGGATTGAGGTACTGTACGTAAGCATCCTCCGCGATGATCTCGTGATTCGGCTCGAGCTCCAGCTTTATTCGCTGCGTGCCGTCGTGCAGGTCAAAGGTGAGATCGAATTCGGATAGGGAGTCGATGTGATGGGAGGAGGTGCCGATCACTGGGCTCTCAATGGGCGCGACATGGCGAATGGCCTCGAAGGCCTTGGAGTGTGCTGCAGGAGGGTGTCAGTCGGCGTAAGCGCCGGGGGAAGTTGGGGGAATGCGCGTTACCGTCAGCCTGCGTCCAAAGAAGGGAGACTGCGCTGGCGAGAGGCAGCAGTCTCTCCAGAAGCCTCATGGCCAAAAGAGACGGTCAGTCAGAGTCGACCCCGGGGTTTGTTGTCGGTGGTAACGAATGATCTCTCTCTTCAGGTAACAACGTTTAGGGCGCGACCGAGACCATTGGGGGGAAAAGGTAGTCTAGGGGTTGAGGGGGGCCACCCGTGATTAACACAAGGGCAAAAGGAGAGACAGAGACGGAGAGACAAGGTGATGAATCAAGCGAAAGAAATTCGAGAAAAAGAGCAAGGGAAAgtgaaagagagagggtcagacagagagagagagagaaagaggtgACCGGCCTAAATGCCAAGGGTCGCCAGATTCCTTAGTATCCGCCACGCTCCGCGCTTGTTACTATATTTGTCCGGGGCCTGTGGCAACCATCTACATGAATTAATCTACACTCGAATGGTACATCTCGTGTGCCTGCCATGCAAAGTCGGGAATCCGGGCCTCACACCGTGGACACATTCTCCCGGGCAAAGGCTCGTCAGTCTCCTCCCAGGCGTCCCAGGCGTCTAGAAGGTCATTTGCGGCGCCCCGCGGATCCACCAGAACCGGTGGAGTACGAGATCCGGGAACAGCACGACTCTCCTGCTGTCGAAACATCTTTCCAATGTCACGTCCGCTACTTTGTTTCTGGTCCCCAGCACTTTCCACTAGATTAGTCACGGCGATGTTCATGAGGCTGAGAGCCCAGCCAGCCTTGTCCGGGTGAAGCTTTCGGAACACCGGCAGCACAGCCTCCTGCACTAGTCGCTCAGCCAAGCCATCAATGTTTTCGTCCAGCGCAAAGACAAATGGTGGGAGCGGTGTTGAACGTGAGATACGACTGGCGCTGTAGGTGCGCCCGGTATCGCTGTCTGGCGGGAGGCGAGGCCTCGTAGAGAGTCGTAGGGTGCGAGGATGAGCGAGCCATCGTCCCAACGGGGTCGTGGGATCGGTTTTGTCGAGCAGATCTGTCCTCATCCGTCGAATGAGACTCTTTGCTAGGATTGCCAGCTCTCGCCGCACGCTGTCAAGGCTGTCTAGCCGACCGTACGAGTCCTCGATGCTAATCTGGGTCGGCAGATCGCGGGCTTCGAGGACTTCGGCACTGTCGACTCCGTGAAGGATATTCCACATACGCATCCCGATGCCCCTGGGGGCCCCTGGCCCCCGAAGGATCTTTTCCAGTAACACCGGACCCATTCCGGGGAACAGACGCACATCCTTCACGGTGACTTTGTCGTCCGTTGCATCATCGCCCGCAACATGATCCTTCAACTTCTGCGCCAATCGCGAGCCAATCCCAGGAATCTTGCGGATCTCATGCGCATCTAGAAATTGAATGACATTGCCCTGCGAGTTATTCTCCGTAGCCTCGTAGGGCGGTAAGAGCGTCGTCTGGCTGTTCGGCTTGTGGAGATTGCCCACCAGCTTAGCCAACAATTTCGACGTGGATATCCCCCCTGTAGCAGTGTAGCCCTTTACATGCTCTAGCTGAGCTCGGAGATACCCAGCTAAATGGGAGGCAATCCGCAGCCTCACCTCCAATGACGACAGCCCCAATGAGGATGCGCTTCCACAGCCCTCAGGGGACGGTGGATCCGTTTGGCCCTCAAATCGGGCGGCATCGTAAGCAAAACCCACTGTTGGGTCTGTGCGATCcagatggaagaaggaagagggcaAATCATGAGGATTCAGCACCCCGACGTTGTAatcgatcatctccgtcaCATCGAGGGAGAGCTACATACGCATGCGACAATCAACATCCCAAATCGGTCACAAGAGACAGGTCCATACACTACGATGTACAAGAGTTACATACCTCATCAAAGCCCAATTTCTCGACCCGACCGCCCCAGACAAAGTCCTTGACAAAGAGATACAAGTCCTTGGAGGCATTGCGGAATTTCGTCAGGTCTTCGCCGAGCACAATGACCACGTCGGGACAGATCCGCTTTGCGTCGCGGATCAGCTGCAGCTTATGCAACCCTCGTCGGCGAGCTTCGTAGTTGCACGTCACGAcgatctgcttctgctgcacgGCGAGCGGTAGAGTTTTGAGGATCGGCTGCTCGACCTCGAAGACGGAGGCGTAGAAACAGTCGTAATCCTGGATGATCAGCGGAGGTGCCGCGAGGCGGGTGAGCGGTGGCAGTTACCAAATGCAGGACTATCCGGCTGTCATTGCGCACTGGATATGATGCCATGAGACAACGTGGGCTGGTGGCTCATACGCCGATGACGCGGATGGCTTGTGGTCATGATCGACCGCGAACAGAGGAAGTCTACAGAGTGTCACGTGAGGGTCTCTATCCTCCTCGTGAAGACCAAAAGAAGATTCAGTTAGGCATCGATCTGTGCTATATATATGATCTGGACTATTCCTAGATCTGGTCTTGTCCGTAGGCTGCCGGTAACCATATTTCTGTCGCCGTCAGCTTTTCGGGAGGTGGTTGCTAAAAATAGATAGCGTAGCATGCAGCGAGTGCGTGACTGCCAGATGGTAATGGCCTTCAGCAGTCCACCATGGCAACCGAGAGGAGATCAAATCCAGGGTAGAAGGGTGATTCTATACTCCGTAGACGACGCCTAGGTGACTAGTCCTGCCTCCAAAATCTCTGGTGCTGGCTAGTCCGGTGCCGCGACCGAAATGGGCTGTTTCCAAATATAGAAGTGGGTCGATGCCCGGTCTGGAGGCAATTAATCACTAATCCACCCTCGATCGACTGATCCCCACGGGCGTTACACTCTGGCCTTTGACCTGCTAGCTCTTAATTAAAGATCGATAGGCCATGATTATTGAATGACTTACTACTACACACCCATCCAATTATTGCATCAGGCACCCCGGTCCGTGACTTAGTCGCCACAAACGcctctttttgttttccttgGTGTTCTACTTTCTATTCTTAgtcccaaccaaccaactTTCGCCGTTGAGTGATTGACTCGGAAGCGCCGACCTTATTCACCCCCTCCCTCTGCCCGGCTCACGGCAGGGGGCAAATCCTTTCagctttcttttcttggatCTAGTCTATCGAGGGCGGCCTCAATAATAATGACATgacaccaccgccgcatCCTCTTTACTCGTCACCTacctcctcgccctctcAGTctcactctcactctcaCCCATCGACATTATCCTCCATAACCACGATCCCCAGCACCGCAAGCactgcagcagccatggcctGCAGTCTCTCAGCCCCGCCAAAGTCAACCGCCATCGCATCACGGCCGAAACTCACCCTCCAAACATCTT
Encoded here:
- a CDS encoding uncharacterized protein (ID:PFLUO_009063-T1.cds;~source:funannotate), translated to MASYPVRNDSRIVLHLDYDCFYASVFEVEQPILKTLPLAVQQKQIVVTCNYEARRRGLHKLQLIRDAKRICPDVVIVLGEDLTKFRNASKDLYLFVKDFVWGGRVEKLGFDELSLDVTEMIDYNVGVLNPHDLPSSFFHLDRTDPTVGFAYDAARFEGQTDPPSPEGCGSASSLGLSSLEVRLRIASHLAGYLRAQLEHVKGYTATGGISTSKLLAKLVGNLHKPNSQTTLLPPYEATENNSQGNVIQFLDAHEIRKIPGIGSRLAQKLKDHVAGDDATDDKVTVKDVRLFPGMGPVLLEKILRGPGAPRGIGMRMWNILHGVDSAEVLEARDLPTQISIEDSYGRLDSLDSVRRELAILAKSLIRRMRTDLLDKTDPTTPLGRWLAHPRTLRLSTRPRLPPDSDTGRTYSASRISRSTPLPPFVFALDENIDGLAERLVQEAVLPVFRKLHPDKAGWALSLMNIAVTNLVESAGDQKQSSGRDIGKMFRQQESRAVPGSRTPPVLVDPRGAANDLLDAWDAWEETDEPLPGRMCPRCEARIPDFAWQAHEMYHSSVD